A window of the Brumimicrobium sp. genome harbors these coding sequences:
- a CDS encoding sigma-70 family RNA polymerase sigma factor has protein sequence MNLTEAIQSVDMDEVIDRMNAYAISILKSVGVKNFNGKEPIDFVGEVILKVMEGQRDWTKANCSFTEFLFGCLKSEISNFFKTNKNIYDNELPEIPSTDQSFSEEHLRNSISEMLKIEGADDDELTVFEYWVDGITKPSEIAKDLGINVKEVYNITKRLERRLPKIQTQVKNII, from the coding sequence ATGAATTTAACAGAAGCAATACAGTCGGTAGATATGGATGAAGTGATTGATAGGATGAATGCCTATGCTATCAGCATATTGAAATCTGTTGGAGTTAAAAACTTCAACGGAAAAGAACCTATTGATTTCGTTGGTGAAGTAATTTTAAAAGTGATGGAGGGTCAACGAGACTGGACTAAAGCGAATTGCTCTTTTACTGAATTTCTCTTTGGATGCCTTAAAAGTGAAATTTCTAACTTCTTCAAAACTAATAAGAATATCTACGATAATGAATTGCCTGAAATTCCCTCAACTGACCAGTCTTTTAGTGAAGAACATCTTAGAAATTCCATTTCTGAGATGTTAAAAATAGAAGGTGCGGATGATGATGAGTTAACGGTTTTCGAGTATTGGGTAGACGGTATAACAAAACCCTCAGAAATAGCAAAGGATTTGGGTATAAACGTGAAGGAAGTTTATAATATAACCAAACGACTTGAAAGACGGCTACCAAAAATTCAAACACAAGTAAAAAATATCATATGA
- a CDS encoding cyclase family protein: MTIEKDCDDLILDVYTYKTIVYGCCGSEDELAIYDYQNKLIIDGDEKILIGDIPNSDIKLFAPWKNFDKDPKIRGTLYFCYNNEDRYAVKIKNSLLTNDCSEFSPDILINTENSQDTYNKYINEYQLWSLDKIENKNQINNLQLKIAFDCDKTTKALIIRTLPNSTEKLTVDYSSTNPPYMDVQCIDVLNEAGVEHLLLDLPSVDRESDNGVLAMHHAFWQVPENPQFHKTITELIFVPNEVPDGNYLLSLQVAPFENDASPSRPVLYAVK; this comes from the coding sequence TTGACTATTGAAAAGGATTGTGATGACTTAATACTAGATGTATATACTTACAAGACAATAGTATATGGATGTTGCGGTTCAGAAGACGAATTGGCAATTTACGATTACCAAAACAAATTGATAATTGATGGAGATGAAAAGATTCTTATAGGTGATATTCCAAATTCTGACATCAAGTTATTTGCTCCTTGGAAAAATTTTGACAAAGATCCTAAAATTCGGGGGACACTTTATTTTTGTTACAACAACGAGGATAGATACGCTGTAAAAATTAAAAACAGTCTTCTTACTAACGATTGCTCAGAGTTTTCACCAGATATTCTTATAAACACTGAAAATTCTCAAGACACTTATAACAAATATATCAACGAATATCAATTATGGTCTTTAGATAAAATTGAAAACAAAAACCAAATTAATAATCTCCAACTGAAAATTGCTTTTGATTGCGACAAAACGACAAAGGCATTGATTATTCGTACATTGCCAAACAGTACAGAAAAATTGACGGTTGATTATTCTTCAACCAATCCGCCGTATATGGATGTACAGTGCATTGATGTCTTAAACGAAGCAGGAGTGGAACACTTGCTGTTGGATTTACCGTCTGTCGATAGAGAATCCGACAATGGTGTTCTTGCGATGCATCACGCATTTTGGCAAGTTCCCGAAAATCCACAGTTTCACAAGACGATAACAGAATTGATTTTTGTTCCAAACGAAGTGCCCGACGGAAATTATCTTTTGTCGTTGCAGGTTGCACCTTTTGAAAATGATGCAAGCCCGAGCAGACCGGTACTGTACGCTGTAAAATAG
- a CDS encoding T9SS type A sorting domain-containing protein, whose amino-acid sequence MKTLKNSSIHLCLLVTLFLSNNAISQINGTLDPAFGVGGKVITHFQPDLYAYIPVSTLTADNKVVTATVVHQDTLPPYINIFRYLSNGNIDNSWGQNGLVSTSISGVSNLRVSDIIIQPDGKILLIGTRDSLWSGSNFLQMGLLIRYLPNGMIDNSFGNNGFVTQTNSNIQVPIFQNVFGYKLAIMQDKILAIGMDSIMNLRIQAYHLTNGVPYYTWGNNSVVKHNFEYITSTAAPPRDIFIQSDNKILVTFKDLVFRFLPTGQLDPTFANNGYLQPHYAKETHQPEDKPPLRNFLTVQVQPDDKILIASKASHYSSYAGLGVIERYMPNGDIDTSFANDGFLFVDLRTAKENIGLQYIRSLIVHENGDFTIAGNVIDTISGYAMFAMCQFLVSGDIDSTFGTNGVVVTEMFQENDSINCLWNVLIQSDSKIILNGFSPNYNIAPLENTGRLHYNYIMARYYGKSDWVSIENLKFQYDFNLYPNPVNDVLHINTKNSGLLTLYNLEGKLIIQKNLNDNNATLNTDLLINGVYFVHFTDKNGFTSIKKIIKQ is encoded by the coding sequence ATGAAAACGTTAAAAAACAGCTCAATACATTTGTGTTTATTAGTTACGTTATTTTTATCAAATAACGCAATCTCACAAATCAATGGAACTTTAGACCCCGCATTTGGTGTAGGTGGTAAAGTAATCACTCATTTTCAACCTGATTTATATGCATACATTCCTGTTTCAACTTTAACAGCTGATAATAAGGTTGTAACTGCAACAGTAGTCCATCAGGATACATTGCCGCCATACATAAATATCTTTCGTTACCTTTCTAATGGCAATATAGATAACAGTTGGGGGCAGAATGGCTTGGTATCCACTTCAATTTCAGGCGTGTCAAATCTTAGAGTCAGCGACATTATAATTCAGCCTGATGGAAAAATTTTACTAATAGGAACTCGAGATTCTTTGTGGTCAGGCAGCAATTTTTTACAAATGGGCCTTTTGATTAGGTATTTACCTAATGGGATGATTGACAATAGCTTTGGAAACAATGGTTTTGTTACTCAAACAAACAGCAATATTCAAGTGCCAATATTTCAAAATGTGTTTGGTTACAAATTAGCAATTATGCAAGACAAAATACTTGCAATTGGCATGGATTCAATTATGAACCTAAGAATACAAGCATATCATTTAACAAATGGTGTTCCTTACTACACTTGGGGAAACAATAGTGTGGTTAAACATAACTTTGAATACATAACATCAACAGCTGCTCCTCCAAGAGATATTTTTATTCAATCTGACAACAAAATATTAGTTACATTTAAGGACCTTGTGTTTCGTTTCTTACCTACTGGACAATTAGACCCTACTTTTGCAAATAATGGTTATTTACAACCTCACTATGCTAAAGAAACTCATCAACCTGAAGACAAACCTCCTTTAAGAAATTTTTTAACAGTTCAGGTTCAGCCCGATGATAAAATTCTTATCGCAAGTAAGGCATCACATTATTCGAGCTATGCTGGTTTAGGTGTTATTGAGCGATATATGCCCAATGGAGATATAGACACATCATTTGCAAATGATGGTTTTTTATTTGTTGATTTAAGAACTGCAAAAGAAAATATTGGATTACAATATATTCGGTCACTTATTGTCCATGAAAACGGTGATTTTACAATTGCAGGCAATGTTATAGACACTATAAGTGGCTATGCTATGTTTGCCATGTGTCAATTTTTGGTGTCTGGAGATATAGACAGCACGTTTGGCACTAATGGTGTGGTTGTTACTGAAATGTTTCAGGAGAACGATAGCATAAATTGTTTATGGAACGTATTGATTCAGTCGGACAGTAAAATTATTCTAAATGGATTTAGCCCAAATTACAATATTGCACCATTAGAAAATACTGGACGATTACATTACAATTACATTATGGCAAGATACTATGGGAAATCTGATTGGGTCAGCATTGAAAATCTTAAATTTCAATACGATTTTAATTTATATCCTAATCCTGTAAATGACGTATTACACATCAATACTAAAAATTCAGGACTGTTGACATTGTATAACTTAGAGGGCAAACTCATTATTCAAAAAAATCTAAACGATAACAATGCAACTTTAAATACAGACTTGCTAATAAATGGGGTTTATTTTGTTCACTTTACTGACAAAAATGGATTTACAAGCATAAAAAAAATAATTAAACAATAG
- a CDS encoding DUF6527 family protein, producing MKTIQHKFVEFIPNSPEQGILYISVEYRTAVHLCVCGCGNKVVTPISPTDWEIRFNGKTVSLYPSIGNWNFECKSHYFITRNEIFIARKWEDWEIEEGRVEDKTNKENYFKKQNKSKRKD from the coding sequence ATGAAGACAATCCAGCATAAATTTGTTGAGTTCATACCGAATTCTCCAGAACAAGGCATTCTTTATATTTCCGTTGAATATCGAACGGCTGTTCATTTGTGTGTCTGTGGGTGTGGGAATAAGGTTGTAACCCCAATCTCACCAACAGACTGGGAAATTCGTTTTAATGGAAAAACCGTTTCTCTTTACCCATCTATTGGCAACTGGAATTTTGAGTGTAAGTCTCACTATTTCATCACACGAAATGAAATATTCATTGCTAGAAAATGGGAAGATTGGGAAATTGAAGAGGGACGGGTTGAGGACAAGACCAACAAGGAAAATTATTTCAAAAAACAAAATAAGAGTAAGAGAAAAGATTAA
- a CDS encoding DDE-type integrase/transposase/recombinase produces MESKFGVLYISLITDAFSHKIIGYNLAQSLEAIESLKALKMALKQDILSQNLIHHSDRGSQYCSYKYVNLLNSYDVQISMTESGIR; encoded by the coding sequence TTGGAAAGCAAGTTTGGTGTTTTGTATATTTCTTTAATTACAGATGCTTTTAGTCATAAAATAATTGGTTATAACCTAGCTCAATCTCTTGAAGCCATTGAGAGTTTAAAGGCTCTTAAAATGGCATTAAAGCAGGATATATTGTCGCAAAATCTTATTCATCATTCTGACAGAGGGAGTCAGTATTGCAGCTATAAATATGTAAATCTCTTAAATAGTTATGATGTTCAAATAAGTATGACTGAATCTGGAATCCGTTAG
- a CDS encoding ThiF family adenylyltransferase, translating to MSDKNIFNYPDTNSSRAGIEFLNRKFENQKIAIIGLGGTGSYILDQVAKTPVKEIHIFDADVFQLHNAFRSPGAVSSEKLEAENGIMKVDYYYGIYSNMHAGITAHSNYVTLENVSELKDFSYVFISIDKNEVRYNLTKAFLNMGVTFIDVGIGVNKSDDCLNGAVRVTVGTTEKSDHLDFRIGSSESEENEYSNNIQIADLNCLNAMLAVLKWKKLSGFYQDVKQEHNSLFLINTNKLLNEDNPA from the coding sequence ATGAGTGATAAAAATATTTTTAATTATCCTGATACGAATTCTTCACGTGCAGGCATAGAGTTTCTAAATCGCAAATTTGAAAATCAAAAAATCGCAATTATCGGACTAGGTGGAACTGGTTCATATATTCTTGACCAAGTTGCCAAAACGCCTGTCAAAGAAATACACATTTTTGATGCTGATGTTTTTCAACTACACAACGCTTTCCGTTCTCCTGGTGCGGTTTCAAGTGAAAAATTGGAAGCAGAAAACGGAATAATGAAAGTAGATTACTACTATGGAATTTATTCCAATATGCACGCAGGAATAACGGCACATTCGAATTATGTAACGCTTGAAAACGTAAGTGAACTAAAGGATTTTAGCTATGTCTTTATAAGCATTGACAAAAATGAAGTTCGCTACAATCTTACTAAGGCGTTTTTGAATATGGGCGTAACATTTATTGATGTCGGTATTGGTGTTAACAAATCCGATGATTGTCTGAATGGTGCTGTTCGTGTTACAGTTGGAACGACTGAGAAAAGCGACCATTTGGATTTTCGAATTGGTTCATCTGAATCGGAAGAAAACGAATATTCAAACAACATTCAAATAGCAGACTTGAATTGTCTCAATGCTATGCTAGCCGTCTTGAAATGGAAAAAGCTAAGTGGCTTTTATCAGGATGTGAAGCAGGAACATAATAGTTTGTTTTTAATCAATACAAATAAATTGCTTAATGAAGACAATCCAGCATAA
- a CDS encoding site-specific DNA-methyltransferase: MAKQFYKAVYFSDYPSEDSKDKSVTLAFSEPEEPYYSKVKDLTTQEIKELIGIETYKQLALFAEKQERSINQVVKRLIKQKLPEIDKVEGVTEKDVTFVKSKDIPFQRWYPYIEGYSPDFVKSLIKNYGITDTLIYEPFAGTGTTLLAADDCGLPTVYSEVNPLLQFLIQTKLNVLKAKESQRKKLSKDLKDIQKVVLKNLNKFEEDKSLRESYKSLFSDKKYFPDETLEQVLKLRSYIDIVKLEDELLADTLTVAVISCLLPVSFLKKVGDVRFKTAKEIEKDLKTFNEILPEKIGNIAEDVLNLDYKLKGKPEFILSNAKNIGRVNDLKIGAIITSPPYLNGTNYFRNTKVELWFLRYLQFENDLRFFRDQALTSGINDVKKEYAYVNVLDITSKSSLLKATLIELNKNAYDSRIPVMAQSYFKEMYTIFNDVKPLLAQNAKVLIDIGDSIFSGVHINTDDILIELMQGLGYEFVENKILRKRRSRNQEILTQSLLVFEYKEKQPNSLNGKIKFQWKKNWDSFRNEIPHQQEPYSSRNWGHNNHSLCSYQGKLKPAIAHHLVKTFVPENGSVLDPFSGVGTIPFEAALAGKLSYGIDISLPAYFISYAKVNAPISSESFSYIEALDNFIKANKCTKKEIDEVKNFGFNKKLSEYYEENTLKEILLARRFVKENYPSTPSEMLVVASLLHILHGNRPYALSRRSHPIVPYAPTGDFIYKSLIEKLCEKVNRVINEELPLNFKNGKIFNQDTTIVWPQEINDLDAIITSPPFFDSTRFYLANWIRIWFTGWSEIDFKHQPKSFVDERQKIDFAIYESIFRQARERMKKDGAFVLHLGKSNKCDMALELQKISKRWFKSADLFDESVEHCESHGIRDKGTVTSHQYLVLV; the protein is encoded by the coding sequence ATGGCAAAACAATTTTATAAAGCTGTCTATTTCAGCGATTACCCTTCGGAAGATTCAAAAGATAAGTCTGTAACACTGGCGTTTAGTGAGCCAGAAGAACCATACTATTCCAAAGTAAAAGACTTGACAACTCAAGAAATAAAAGAACTGATTGGCATTGAAACATATAAACAGCTTGCACTTTTTGCCGAGAAACAAGAGCGTTCAATTAACCAAGTTGTAAAAAGACTTATCAAGCAAAAACTTCCTGAAATAGACAAAGTTGAAGGCGTTACAGAAAAGGATGTAACATTTGTAAAAAGTAAAGACATCCCATTTCAAAGATGGTATCCTTACATTGAAGGCTATTCTCCTGACTTTGTAAAATCATTAATAAAAAACTATGGAATAACAGATACTCTAATTTATGAACCTTTCGCAGGAACAGGCACAACACTCCTTGCGGCTGACGATTGTGGATTACCAACAGTATATTCAGAAGTAAATCCTTTATTGCAGTTTTTAATTCAAACGAAACTAAATGTATTAAAAGCGAAAGAATCTCAAAGAAAAAAGCTGTCCAAAGACTTAAAGGATATTCAAAAAGTGGTGCTGAAGAACCTTAATAAGTTTGAAGAAGATAAATCTTTGAGAGAATCCTATAAATCCCTATTCTCTGATAAGAAATATTTCCCAGATGAAACTCTTGAGCAAGTTTTAAAACTAAGGTCATACATTGATATAGTTAAACTAGAAGACGAGCTATTAGCAGACACTTTAACCGTAGCGGTTATTTCTTGTTTACTTCCTGTGTCATTTCTTAAGAAGGTTGGCGATGTCAGATTTAAAACAGCGAAGGAAATTGAAAAAGACCTAAAAACATTCAATGAGATTTTACCTGAAAAAATTGGAAATATTGCAGAAGATGTTTTAAATCTTGACTATAAGCTAAAAGGTAAACCTGAATTTATTCTTTCAAATGCAAAGAACATTGGTCGGGTAAATGATTTAAAAATTGGAGCAATCATTACAAGTCCACCCTATCTAAATGGCACAAACTATTTCAGAAACACAAAAGTAGAGCTTTGGTTCTTAAGGTATTTACAGTTTGAAAATGATTTGCGGTTTTTTAGAGACCAAGCATTAACAAGCGGAATTAATGATGTTAAAAAGGAATATGCCTATGTCAATGTACTTGATATAACTTCAAAAAGTAGTTTGCTTAAAGCGACACTTATTGAACTAAATAAAAATGCTTATGATTCTAGAATTCCAGTAATGGCACAGAGCTACTTTAAAGAAATGTACACAATCTTTAATGATGTAAAACCATTACTAGCTCAAAATGCTAAAGTTCTTATTGATATTGGGGATTCGATTTTTAGTGGCGTACATATTAATACAGATGACATATTAATTGAGTTAATGCAAGGATTGGGATATGAATTCGTTGAAAACAAGATTTTAAGGAAAAGACGTTCTCGAAACCAAGAAATACTTACCCAATCATTATTGGTTTTTGAATACAAGGAGAAACAACCAAATTCTTTAAACGGAAAAATAAAATTTCAATGGAAAAAAAATTGGGACAGTTTCAGAAATGAAATCCCACATCAACAAGAGCCATATTCAAGCAGAAACTGGGGACATAACAATCACTCCCTTTGCTCTTACCAAGGCAAATTAAAGCCAGCAATTGCACATCATCTTGTTAAGACTTTTGTGCCTGAAAATGGCTCTGTACTTGACCCTTTTTCAGGTGTGGGAACAATTCCTTTTGAAGCAGCATTAGCAGGAAAATTATCTTACGGTATTGACATTAGTTTGCCAGCTTACTTTATTTCTTATGCTAAAGTAAATGCTCCAATTTCTTCTGAATCATTTTCTTATATTGAAGCATTAGATAATTTTATTAAAGCCAATAAGTGTACTAAAAAAGAAATTGATGAAGTTAAAAATTTCGGATTCAACAAAAAGTTATCTGAGTACTACGAAGAAAATACGCTAAAAGAAATATTGCTTGCCCGTAGATTTGTAAAGGAAAATTATCCATCCACCCCAAGCGAGATGTTAGTAGTTGCTTCATTGCTTCATATCCTTCACGGCAATAGACCTTATGCTTTGAGCAGACGTTCACACCCAATTGTTCCTTATGCACCGACAGGAGATTTTATTTACAAAAGTCTTATTGAAAAGCTTTGCGAAAAAGTGAACAGGGTAATCAATGAAGAATTACCGCTTAATTTTAAAAATGGTAAAATATTCAATCAAGATACCACAATAGTTTGGCCACAAGAAATTAATGACCTTGATGCCATTATTACATCACCACCATTCTTTGATAGCACTAGATTTTATTTGGCTAATTGGATTAGAATTTGGTTTACAGGATGGTCTGAAATTGATTTTAAGCATCAGCCTAAATCATTTGTAGATGAAAGACAAAAAATTGACTTCGCTATTTACGAATCCATATTTAGACAAGCTAGAGAGCGAATGAAAAAAGATGGAGCTTTTGTCCTACATTTAGGAAAAAGCAATAAATGTGATATGGCATTAGAACTTCAAAAAATCAGCAAGCGTTGGTTTAAATCCGCTGACTTATTTGATGAAAGTGTTGAACATTGTGAATCACACGGGATAAGAGATAAAGGAACAGTAACCTCGCATCAATATCTCGTTCTTGTTTAG
- a CDS encoding reverse transcriptase domain-containing protein, translating into MLSIRSAGIDGMKISELSEVFRKEKITIIRSIKDENYLSQPILGVEIPKGNGKTRLLGVPTVKDRLLQQTVSQALMQHWEEDFNENSFGFRPNNARQAVGKAMQYIHEGRTYIVDIDLKTFFDEVDHCLLLNLLYQKVKCPKTPKLVRQWLRAPIKIKGKLQREEGVPQGSPLSPLLSNILLNELDKELTRRKLKFVRYADDFSIYYITNTSNNDNESNFKFSENQTKTHAE; encoded by the coding sequence TTGTTGTCAATAAGGAGTGCAGGTATTGACGGCATGAAAATCTCTGAACTTTCGGAAGTATTCCGAAAGGAAAAGATCACTATTATCCGCTCAATAAAAGACGAAAACTACTTGTCTCAACCCATTCTTGGAGTAGAAATTCCGAAAGGAAATGGAAAAACACGTCTGTTAGGAGTTCCAACGGTAAAGGATAGATTACTCCAACAAACAGTATCACAGGCTTTAATGCAACATTGGGAAGAGGATTTCAATGAAAATAGTTTTGGTTTTAGACCTAACAATGCCCGCCAAGCCGTAGGCAAAGCGATGCAATACATTCACGAGGGCAGAACTTATATTGTGGACATTGACTTAAAAACCTTTTTCGATGAAGTTGACCACTGCTTACTCTTAAACCTACTGTACCAAAAGGTAAAATGCCCTAAAACACCAAAACTTGTACGTCAATGGTTACGAGCACCGATTAAAATCAAGGGTAAATTACAAAGAGAAGAAGGAGTTCCACAAGGTTCACCTTTAAGCCCATTGTTATCTAATATCTTACTCAACGAGTTGGATAAAGAATTAACAAGACGGAAACTCAAATTTGTACGTTATGCCGATGATTTTAGCATTTACTACATCACGAATACAAGCAATAATGACAATGAAAGCAATTTCAAGTTTTCTGAAAACCAAACTAAAACTCACGCTGAATGA
- a CDS encoding multiubiquitin domain-containing protein — MQNEKNPAGEKGKPEFQLSINGKLYEWNHPNISGAEIRRLGNIPIEDEIFLENPKPKEDELIPDDKKVNLARPGIERFYSKAKEVTILVNGTQHKWIKEKISFKEVIILAFGQFIDKPTMVYTVAYEDGPRQNPEGSMFASQEVFVKHKMIFNATATDKS; from the coding sequence ATGCAAAATGAAAAAAATCCTGCAGGTGAAAAAGGTAAACCTGAATTTCAACTTTCAATCAATGGTAAGTTGTATGAGTGGAATCATCCGAACATTTCGGGTGCAGAAATCAGAAGGCTTGGGAATATTCCAATAGAAGATGAAATCTTTCTGGAAAATCCTAAGCCCAAGGAAGATGAATTAATTCCAGATGATAAGAAAGTAAATCTTGCTCGTCCCGGTATTGAACGTTTTTACTCCAAAGCTAAGGAAGTAACCATTTTAGTGAACGGAACGCAGCACAAATGGATAAAGGAAAAAATTAGTTTTAAAGAGGTTATTATTCTTGCGTTTGGGCAGTTTATAGATAAGCCGACAATGGTTTATACTGTAGCATACGAAGATGGCCCAAGACAAAATCCCGAGGGTTCAATGTTTGCAAGTCAAGAGGTTTTTGTTAAACATAAAATGATTTTCAATGCAACAGCAACTGATAAGTCTTAA
- a CDS encoding C10 family peptidase, which translates to MKRFFILFFGLQVHFLFGQVNPLLSTTWNQTCYYNADCPTVGSGGACGKAYTGCNATAIAQIFKYYSYPESGMESHCNTNNVTHCVDFDAQTYDYTLMPNTVTSANPEVAKLMYHLGIAVDMQWSGTSSDSFFGIIPLKKYFKYSPKMYATATFMFDTTQDLIEGIKSELDAGRPVFAKGGSHFYLIDGYNLSDEFHMNFGWGGVYDNYYSITSVVNAGGTFTPTNFIFNIMPINGDLETAKDTIVVPANAGVNNAIEFTSLHDWTMSTDDSWIHLNLTSGNSGYYNLGGATFNYEINNGGVRYGYVLIDNGNDIDTVVIKQEASPLAVNPNNLSYDALGGTQTVSLSYYSWGTWNATASDTWITLSSASGTGNGGFDVIVATNPDAFSRNGTVVVSGGSFTDTIVVEQEANGTASVLAFDDESAFTVFPNPFTSEAIVQFSKPVNDATLELYNQLGQKIYTREHITGSSVVLERNQLEDGVYYLWLYNSDYQMGVLKLVVKD; encoded by the coding sequence ATGAAACGTTTTTTTATTCTTTTTTTCGGATTACAAGTCCATTTTTTGTTTGGTCAAGTTAATCCATTGCTAAGTACAACTTGGAATCAGACGTGCTATTACAACGCCGACTGTCCGACGGTTGGTAGTGGAGGTGCTTGTGGAAAAGCATATACAGGATGTAATGCAACTGCGATTGCTCAGATTTTCAAGTATTACAGTTATCCGGAAAGTGGTATGGAAAGCCATTGCAACACGAATAATGTAACGCATTGCGTTGACTTTGATGCACAAACTTACGACTATACCTTGATGCCGAACACTGTTACATCAGCCAATCCGGAAGTTGCAAAATTGATGTATCATTTGGGAATTGCTGTGGATATGCAATGGAGTGGCACAAGTTCCGATTCGTTTTTTGGTATCATTCCACTCAAAAAATATTTCAAGTATTCGCCAAAAATGTATGCAACGGCTACTTTTATGTTCGATACAACCCAAGATTTAATTGAGGGAATAAAATCAGAATTGGATGCAGGAAGACCTGTATTTGCCAAAGGAGGAAGTCATTTCTACTTAATAGACGGATACAATTTATCCGATGAATTTCATATGAATTTCGGATGGGGAGGTGTTTACGATAACTACTACAGCATAACAAGTGTTGTAAATGCAGGAGGAACGTTTACGCCAACCAACTTCATATTCAACATAATGCCGATAAACGGAGATTTGGAAACTGCAAAAGATACAATTGTTGTTCCCGCAAATGCAGGTGTAAACAATGCAATTGAATTTACTTCTCTCCACGATTGGACAATGAGTACCGACGATTCGTGGATACATCTGAACCTTACTTCGGGAAATAGCGGGTATTATAATTTAGGTGGCGCAACATTTAATTACGAAATCAACAACGGTGGAGTACGATATGGCTATGTACTCATCGACAATGGAAACGATATTGATACCGTTGTGATAAAACAAGAGGCTTCCCCATTGGCTGTCAACCCAAACAACCTTTCTTACGATGCTTTAGGAGGAACACAGACCGTTTCGTTGTCCTATTACAGTTGGGGTACTTGGAACGCTACTGCTTCGGATACATGGATAACACTTAGCTCTGCTTCGGGAACAGGAAACGGTGGTTTTGATGTAATTGTTGCCACCAATCCCGATGCTTTTTCACGAAACGGAACAGTCGTTGTTTCCGGAGGAAGTTTTACAGATACGATTGTCGTGGAACAAGAAGCCAATGGAACAGCATCTGTCCTAGCATTTGATGATGAAAGTGCATTTACCGTTTTTCCAAATCCATTTACAAGTGAAGCAATCGTGCAATTTTCCAAACCTGTAAACGACGCCACACTTGAACTCTATAACCAATTGGGACAAAAAATATACACAAGAGAACACATTACGGGAAGTTCTGTTGTATTGGAAAGAAATCAGTTAGAAGACGGTGTGTATTACCTTTGGCTGTACAATTCCGATTATCAAATGGGTGTATTGAAATTGGTGGTAAAAGATTGA
- a CDS encoding ImmA/IrrE family metallo-endopeptidase: MTRATNAHIQAQELLNSCGLDEITDLEMNLFVSGLDAMLIEEALPNCDGKIIFGNTKAVIKVNSNIQFEQRKRFVIAHEIGHLIMHKNIQLPDDTFSNFNIIAGMENALKNGKQELEANEFACELLMPEKLFLKEAKGKKFSPLLIKQLSERFKTSLTATVFRYLQFKQLHPICLVFIENGIVKYWKKSDDLKIWFGDFTRLAPPSDSVAAEYIEKDYDFLYKLEEKAQLISKSTWFNLGVYDVDSDFYEYCIPTKRYKTILSIIWED, encoded by the coding sequence ATGACAAGAGCCACTAACGCACATATTCAGGCACAGGAGCTGTTGAATAGCTGTGGATTAGATGAAATTACTGATCTTGAAATGAATTTATTTGTTTCAGGATTAGATGCAATGCTCATTGAAGAAGCTTTACCAAATTGTGATGGCAAAATCATTTTCGGAAATACCAAAGCCGTAATTAAAGTAAATTCTAATATTCAATTTGAACAAAGAAAACGCTTTGTAATAGCACACGAAATTGGTCATTTAATTATGCATAAAAATATTCAACTTCCAGACGACACATTTTCCAATTTCAACATCATTGCAGGAATGGAAAATGCCCTGAAAAATGGCAAACAAGAATTAGAAGCCAACGAATTTGCTTGTGAACTTTTAATGCCCGAAAAATTATTTTTAAAAGAAGCTAAAGGAAAAAAGTTTTCTCCGCTACTTATAAAACAACTTTCAGAACGGTTTAAAACCAGTTTAACAGCAACAGTTTTTCGCTATTTACAATTTAAGCAATTACACCCTATTTGTCTTGTTTTTATTGAAAATGGAATAGTAAAGTATTGGAAAAAATCAGATGACTTGAAGATTTGGTTTGGTGACTTCACCCGATTAGCTCCGCCTTCTGATTCTGTTGCAGCAGAATACATAGAAAAGGATTACGACTTTTTATATAAGCTTGAAGAAAAAGCTCAATTAATATCTAAATCAACTTGGTTTAATTTAGGAGTTTATGATGTAGATAGCGATTTCTATGAGTATTGTATCCCAACCAAAAGGTATAAAACAATTTTAAGTATCATATGGGAAGACTAA